Proteins from one Neodiprion fabricii isolate iyNeoFabr1 chromosome 5, iyNeoFabr1.1, whole genome shotgun sequence genomic window:
- the LOC124183621 gene encoding uncharacterized protein KIAA2013 homolog codes for MRGGGMFDTHDFAKRIRRFIDGNHSYRKLLILLVICGALLLYLGPSVAQWLFASSQRPIEAFEDQCINERLASAFFDAAEYNAIISPSSDDHSYLPYVGNGVFGIPVTPEAWLYIKNGRTLSLRVPWQPILTHPNSDNTPSREATVTHLTTGIVHRYQCFREGYHVEFQYYAHRSLDRIFVQEIKIANPLAVSQEVPLKPQTSMHWRDSGTEAVQVQVEGLPNYEYTSTSGFVSLPGSDKIVAVAVVYRSPPKTFHVTARSFMKLQFLTSVHYSEPVSSDSYIARKQLLQVSQKKALEDMKRALVQQQQGLKEEHTLVWQSYWHTGIRISNSKAKGAINGHKINSTMYYVLSQVPAGIPDVEKDVANNEGCYRGHHTLDAPRLWQDTSTIEGVNDIVGAWLVTLEKQGCHHLMVGGPAAVQQAIVLSLGSLRFSNQHLEFNIDPQYLHRDYFFRRISYGNVTHLNISVMVGEDNRAVLGVALDRSDTVYYGCDAGCLDSPVPLSQSWTNFPVKLTKPLTAILYITSDQQHMQDLRKALHVHEVDEAPAHDHHVMALHKHGHRLGGLPTLFWISICFLIVVFHLFLCKLILSEYCDHQDRQRTRYGKP; via the exons ATGAGGGGTGGAGGAATGTTCGATACCCACGACTTTGCCAAACGTATAAGGCGATTCATTGATGGCAATCACTCATATCGCAAGCTCCTCATATTGTTGGTCATTTGCGGAGCGCTGCTGCTCTACCTTGGACCTTCCGTTGCTCAGTGGTTGTTTGCCAGTAGCCAAAGACCGATCGAAG CATTTGAAGATCAATGCATCAACGAAAGACTCGCTAGTGCATTTTTTGATGCCGCTGAATACAATGCTATCATCTCACCTTCTTCCGACGATCATTCTTATTTGCCTTACGTTGGAAATGGAGTTTTCGGTATTCCCGTGACTCCTGAAGCTTGGCTCTatataaaaaatggaagaacGCTATCTCTGAGGGTTCCTTGGCAGCCGATATTAACACATCCAAATTCCGACAACACTCCTTCTCGGGAAGCCACTGTTACGCATTTAACCACCGGGATAGTTCATAGATATCAATGTTTTCGTGAAGGGTATCacgttgaatttcagtatTATGCTCACAGAAGCCTCGATAGGATTTTTGTTCAAGAAATCAAGATAGCCAATCCCCTCGCAGTTTCTCAAGAAGTTCCGCTCAAGCCTCAAACATCAATGCATTGGAGGGACTCAGGCACCGAGGCAGTACA aGTTCAAGTTGAAGGACTCCCCAACTACGAGTACACTTCAACCTCAGGATTCGTTTCTTTGCCAGGTTCTGACAAGATTGTGGCCGTCGCTGTGGTGTATCGTTCACCGCCAAAAACATTCCATGTTACAGCGCGAAGTTTTATGAAGCTGCAATTTCTTACTAGCGTCCATTACAGTGAACCTGTATCATCAGATTCATATATCGCAaggaaacaattgttgcaagTGTCACAAAAAAAGGCATTGGAG GATATGAAAAGAGCTCTTGTGCAACAACAACAAGGATTAAAGGAGGAACATACGTTAGTTTGGCAGAGTTACTGGCATACAGGCATCAGAATCAGCAATTCGAAAGCTAAAGGTGCGATAAACGGGCACAAAATCAACTCCACAATGTACTACGTATTGTCTCAAGTTCCCGCGGGTATACCAGATGTCGAAAAAGATGTCGCGAACAACGAGGGTTGCTACCGAGGTCATCACACTCT AGACGCTCCACGACTCTGGCAAGACACATCAACAATTGAGGGTGTTAATGACATTGTTGGAGCATGGCTGGTTACCTTGGAAAAGCAGGGATGTCACCATCTGATGGTTGGTGGACCGGCAGCTGTTCAACAAGCGATTGTTCTCAGTTTAGGATCCTTGAGGTTCAGCAACCAGCACTTGGAGTTTAATATAGATCCACAGTACTTGCATCGCGACTACTTCTTCAG GCGCATAAGTTATGGCAACGTAACTCACTTAAACATCTCAGTAATGGTGGGCGAAGATAATCGCGCGGTTCTGGGTGTTGCACTTGATCGCAGCGATACTGTTTATTATGGATGCGATGCTGGCTGCTTAGACTCTCCAGTACCACTGAGTCAATCCTGGACTAACTTCCCAGTGAAGCTAACGAAACCGTTGACAGCAATATTGTACATAACGTCCGATCAACAGCACATGCAAGACTTGCGTAAAGCTCTGCACGTCCACGAGGTTGATGAGG CACCGGCGCACGATCATCACGTGATGGCGTTGCACAAGCACGGCCATCGTTTGGGGGGTCTGCCAACTTTATTTTGGATCAGTATTTGCTTCCTGATTGTCGTGTTCCActtatttttatgcaaactTATCCTCAGCGAGTACTGCGACCATCAGGACCGTCAAAGAACACGTTACGGCAAACCCTGA